Genomic segment of Oncorhynchus tshawytscha isolate Ot180627B linkage group LG13, Otsh_v2.0, whole genome shotgun sequence:
gcaaattatggtggaaaataagtatttggtcaataacaaaagtttatctcaatactttgttatataccctttgttggcaatgacagaggtcaaacgtttttttgtaagtcctcacaaggttttcacacactgttgctggtattttggtccattcctccatgcagaactcctctagagcagtgatgttttggggctgttgctgggcaacacggactttcaactccttccaaagattttctatggggttgagatctggagactggctaggccactccaggaccttgaaatgcttcttacgaagtcactccttcgttgcccgggcggtgtgtttgggatcattgtcatgctgaaagacccagccacatttcatcttcaatgcccttgctgatggaaggaggttttcactcaaaaactcacgatacatggccccattcattctttcctttacacggatcagtcgtcctggtccctttgtagcaaaacagccccaaagcatcatgtttccacccccatgcttcacagtaggtatggtgttctttggatgcaagtcagcattctttgtcctccaaaaacgacgagttgagtttttaccaaaaagttatattttggtttcatctgaccatatgacattctcccaatcttcttctggatcatccaaatgctctctagcaaacttcagacgggtgtgttactgatggtaggctttgttactttggtcccagctctctgcaggtcattcactaggtccccccgtgtggttctgggatttttgctcaccgttcttgtgatcatttttaccccacgtggtgagatcttgcgtggagccccagatcgagggagattatcagtggtcttgtatgtcttccatttcctaataattgcttccacagttgatttcttcaaaccaagctgcttacctattgaagattcagtcttcccagcctggtgcaggtctacaattttgtttctgtttttggagtgtgactgtttgaggttgtggacaggtgtcttttatactgataacaagttcaaacaggtgccattaatacaggtaacgagtggaggacaggggagcctcttaaagaagaagttacaggtctgtgagagccagaaatcttgcttgtttgtaggtgaccaaatacttattttccaccataatttgcaaataaattcataaaaaatcctacaatgtgattttctggattttttttttcattttgtctgtcgtagttgaagtgtacctatgatgaaaattacatgcctccctcatatttttaagtgggagaacttgcacaattggtggctgactaaatacttttttgccccactgtaggtgatTTTGTTTATGGGTAAAATGAAGAGAGAAGATTGAAGTTAATGTCAAGTTTAGGAGGCTATTGCTATACCATCAAGTTGTTAAAAGAACTCcagcacagagaagagagaaacaagaaacaGAGAAACATGAACATCACATTTAACAGAAAGATTGCTTATGCAGAGGGTGTGCAGTTAGTTTGATAGGTTTTATTACAGGTTAAGAGCAGTGAATATGTGATGAATatatttacaacaaaaaaaacgtTACATTTGAGCCACATATGGTGAAAAGAATGATTGGGACAAGTACTGTAatcagaaaatgtgtttttattcatttatttaagcCTATTGGTTTTAGACATATTTTCTGATAAAAGTATTGCCAACCATGAACCGAAAATGTTTGACTGTCCATAGGTAGGCTATGCCTAAAAGATGTGAAACGTGCCTCCCCGCGCAGGTGAGGAATTATAATGCATCGATAGAAGGCAGCTAATTCAAGCATTGTGACACTtgtcccaatttcaatgtctACACGATCTACGGCTGACTCTGTGATGCTGATGCTGACTCTGTGATGCTGACTCTGTGATGCTGATGCTGACTCTGTGATGCCGACTTCGGCAAGATATATGTGTGTTGTCTGGGTATTGTGTCCACAGTGGGGCCCTAGTGAAGAAACTTACCAGGAACACAATGTCCCCATCACAATGACCCTTGACACTTCATTGGCCCGTAGTGGTGATTGCTGGGTGGGGATGGGTAATACGTGGAGGCATTCGGTTACATTATCATCTCTAAGCCTTCTGAGACTCAGTGGAAGAGAGAATGAactcagagagtgagacacagagctgGCCGTCAGAAAATGACACAGTTCCTCTCCATTGCAGATGACGCCAAGTGTCATAGTAGAAGATAAAATGGTGATTACTTCCTGTCTGTGGGGGGGCAGTTCTAACACGTAAATTATTTTTGAACCACAGGACCTCGTATTGGAGACAGGCTGGTGAATGGTTGTCAACAAAAAAGCAGAGAGGTCAAAATGGAACCAATTAGGAAAGACATGGAGCTGCTAAGTAACAGCATGGCTACCTATGCTCACATCAAAGGTAAGACCCCCTTGTTATTTCTGCTTATAGTTCTAGGATAAAGAGACCCTTTgttcattctttaaaaaaaatattatattgtCTTTTTTTAATGTCTTTTTTATTCATTCTGATGCTTTGAGAATAGATTCAACAGCCACAATCCGTTGTAGGGACATGTGTACTGTCTGCTTTGGCTTGACACCCCTGTACTGTGAAAGTATCTGTACTGTGAAAGTATCTGCATGCTCACCCTCTCAAATATTGTGTGAACGTCCTCGTTTCCTGCACTTCTATTACTGCTCAAGGAAAGTGGCTTGTACAGTCAGAACAGACAGGGGCCTCGTACTCATTGTGAAGAGATTTGACAGGAACTGATACCCATCCAGGCATTCTCAAAGCAAGGACAATTCACATGCTGGTGTTGTATTTAGTTTAAATGAGAATACGAATGGCCCTATTGAAACCATGTCAATGTAGGTGACAGCCTCTAAACCTGCCTGATCTCACAAGCTCACAGTCAGTGTGGATTTACGAGGCTTTTGTAGGTGAGTGATCTAACAATCTGTTTTCCCATCCAGCTAACCCAGAGAGCTTTGCTCTGTACTTCATGATGGGTGTGTGTTTTGGCCTGCTCCTGGCCCTGTGCCTCCTGGTCACCGGCATCACCTGTAGGACCCGCCGTACCAATAAGCCTCCCCCGTCCCCAGAGAGGAGACAACTGAAGGAGTCcagtgaagaagaggaggatgaggagagtgtggatgtggaggaaggggaggaggcagagatCCCTAAAGTGACGGTTGCGCCCATGAGCGACCGCAACAGCCAATTGAACGGTACTTTGAGGAGCGTGAATGTGTTTGCCTCGGCGGAGGAGCTGGAGAGGGCGAGACGACTGGAGGACAGGGAACGCATCGTCAGGGAGATCTGGAGGAACGGACAGCCAGATATACTGACCACTGGAACAGGGACCATCGGACGGATACACTACCAATAATGGACTAAAGTGACTTAAGGACCTAACACACATGGTCTGAACCCTGAACTAATTAGGGTTGATCTACTCCAGACAGACATTGTAGCTGACTGTATTAGGCTGGCACAGATCCACCTTCATCTTTTCATTCAATGATTCTTTTTTTATACAAACTAATTTCATTATCATTCATGTACTGGCCTATGACAAAAGAACAAACTAATTTCATTTACATTCATGTACTGGCCTATGACAAAAGAACAAACTAATTTCATTATCATTCATGTACTGGCCTATGACAAAAGAACAAACTAATTTCATTATCATTCATGTACTGGCCTATGACAAAAGAACAAACTAATTTCATTATCATTCATGTACTGGCCTATGACAAAAGAACAAACTAATTTCATTATCATTCATGTACTGGCCTATGACAAAAGAACAAACTAATTTCATTATCATTCATGTACTGGCCTATGACAAAAGAACAAACTAATTTCATTATCATTCATGTACTGGCCTATGACAAAAGAACAAACTAATTTCATTATCATTCATGTACTGGCCTATGACAAAAGAACAAACTAATTTCATTATCATTCATGTACTGGCCTATGACAAAAGAACAAACTAATTTCATTATCATTCATGTACTGGCCTATGACAAAAGAACAAACTAATTTCATTATCATTCATGTACTGGCCTATGACAAAAGAACAAACTAATTTCATTATCATTCATGTACTGGCCTATGACAAAAGTGTGTTGCACAATACAATGTACGCTTTAACATGTAATTATTCAATTAGTATTGAGATAAATAGAATGTCATAACCACTGCTCCCAATCGACACACACAATAAGTAACATGAAAAATACCCCACAATGTTTTACAATGCAGACAGCTTGAAGAACCAACCACCAACATTGCTGCCTCTTCGTGTATAATGTCAACATTTGCTTATGGACTCTTCTATGGTTGTAACGGTGCTCCCACAGAGTCCGTTCCAAGCTCCAACCCTCCAGGCTAATCTTAGCCGGCTGGAAGTCTTCCCACAGAATCCTCCCAGCCTTTAACCCAGCATTTAGCCACCACCTCTGACCCCATCACTTCCTGtgttacagcagcagcaacactCCCCTCAAGGGAAGATTGTTGAGGACTTACAAAAAGGCCACAGATACCTGTTCTGTATTCCAAATGGAACCCCATTCCCCACCTCtttcacaggaggctggtggcaccataattggggaggacgggctcatgttaatggctggagtggaatcggTGGAATGggatcaaacacatggtttctatgagtttgatgctattccatgagtcattattatgagatgtcctcccctcaccagcctccactgactaCTATATATGGATTAAagtaccatttgggactcatcccTTTAATAGCGCTTCAGTGAGGGACTCTAGTCTTTGACTTGAGAGGTTATGTAACTTCAGTCTGCACAAAGTTGCATATTGAGCATGTGATCATTGCCAAATGCTTCATTTGAAATTGGCCCGATAAAGAATATTTCAGTCCACCACTAAATTCCTACAGTCCTAAGCAGACTTTTCTTTGGCCTTTGGTTAGGAATGATGCAAAAATATCCTGTTGAGTCCAAAGAACTTCAGATACTACAGCTTTGAATGTGTACAACTTAAAGGGTTAGTTCAgcattttggcaatgaagccctttaatATCCGCCTTTATTTCCTTCtccagtcagatgaacttgtcaataccatgtttatgtctctgcataCAGTGTGAAGTTGCTAACCAgtgttagtgcaatgactggaagtctatgtaAGTCAGTATAACAGATTGTGAAATAAACAAATTGCTtattggatgttttttttttaatgtgcaGTTCAATCACAGATAAAAACAGTAGAATATTTAGGTGGGGGGTGGATGGACGGACGTGTAGAAAGCAAAAATCCAGCAACACAAAGGTTGTGTTCGAATCTCAACACAGACAACTTCAATtttaactacttactactttttagctaaccctttaacTACTTAGTTAGcatgttacctaaccttaaccccaagcCTAGCTAACAtgagccacaacaaattggaattcattTAATATATACTGTGTTAAGGAAATTGTGTAATACCCACAAAATGCAGTATGGAAATAATTTAATACACAATCATTTTGTGTGCCTGTCACGAATTTCAAATAGGTAATTGTACAATAAGTACTAAGTGTGTTGGAACAGAGAACGCAGTTAGCATTAGCTTGTGAAACTGCCTCCAACTTCCTTTACACTGGACGCGGACATAAAAATGGTAACCACAAGTTAATCTGATAAAGGGCTTAAATACCCAAATCCCAAACTTTAATACTAGATCTAATGACTTTTCATCAGGGGGTTGATTTCACAGGTCAAGCTTAAGAATGTGGAAAACTAACAAAACTTTAAAATGAGAAGTACTGAAGGAAAACGCAATAATTTACAAAACAATTCAAGCGAACCAGAGAACGTATTTATTGAACATTTAAGAGTAGTTCAAACCTCTGAAGTAACAGAAAATATGTTAGCGTCAGTTTCAAATGTAGCATAAAAAAACTAAAATTTAAATCACAgtcctacagtacaggacagtctGGATAGGCCAAACAAAGCAGCCCAGTACCTTACTAAACCCTACTCACCTGTTTAAACGCCACCAACAATTATACTTTGACAGTACTTGCCACATACAGGGAAATGTTCTCTACTTCTTATGCCATAAACCTCAACAGTCCAAGTTTACCTTTTGATAAAGAACATTACTGAAGGACTCCGACAAGCCCATAAACCGATCCATTTTCAAAAATATGTTATTAAAACATACAGTATCCTATTTAAACACTTCTCCCAAGATAAAGGCCTCAATAACAatattgacttttttttttacttacttTTTAATTTACTCTGAAACAAACTATTTTTTTGTCACAGTCCTTTCATTTTACACAGTGAAAATCCTTGCTTTAAAAACAGAAAAACATCCAGTATCAACAGGGGGGGGGCACCACATACAAAACCTCAAACCCCCAAAAAGTAGGAGAGCAGAAGTATTGGCGGTAATGAAAATGCTTAGGATATGAAGAATTCTCAAATGGAACAATGTGAAAAACTAATGGGGAGTTCGCAGTACCCACAGTAGGTTGGTCCAATGGGGTGGGGAGTTCTCAGTACCCACAGTAGGTTGGTCCAATGGGGTGGGGAGTTCTCAGTACCACACGTAAGGTGGTCCAATGGGGTGGGGAGTTCTCAGTACCCACAGTAGGTTGGTCCAATGGGGTGGGGAGTTCTCAGTACCACACGTAGGTGGTCCAATGGGGTGGGGAGTTCTCAGTACCCACAGTAGGTTGGTCCAATGGGGTGGGGAATTCTCAGTACCCACAGTAAGTTGGTCCCGTGGGGTGGAGAGGTTCAGTACCACACGTAAGGTGGTCCAATGGGGTGGGGAGTTCTCAGTACCCACAGTAGGTTGGTCCAAGGGGTGGGGAGTTCTCAGTACCCACAGTAAGTTGGTCCAATGGGGTGGGGAGTTCTCAGTACCCACAGTAAGTTGGTCCAATGGGGTGGGGAGTTCTCAGTACCCACAGTAGGTTGGTCCAATGGGGTGGGGAGTTCTCAGTA
This window contains:
- the LOC112235836 gene encoding protein eva-1 homolog B, whose product is MEPIRKDMELLSNSMATYAHIKANPESFALYFMMGVCFGLLLALCLLVTGITCRTRRTNKPPPSPERRQLKESSEEEEDEESVDVEEGEEAEIPKVTVAPMSDRNSQLNGTLRSVNVFASAEELERARRLEDRERIVREIWRNGQPDILTTGTGTIGRIHYQ